From a single Asticcacaulis sp. MM231 genomic region:
- the rpsI gene encoding 30S ribosomal protein S9, whose amino-acid sequence MSDIQAPAQGLEALASLSSNPVEAPAARVQILDKYGRAYATGKRKNAIARVWIKPGSGKWIINDREQEVYFARPVLRMMIAQPLNLTDRATQFDIFVTVVGSGLSGQAGAIRHALSKALTYYEPALRGTLKAAGFLTRDSRVVERKKYGRAKARKSFQFSKR is encoded by the coding sequence ATGTCCGACATCCAAGCTCCCGCCCAAGGCCTTGAAGCCCTCGCTTCGCTGTCGTCGAACCCGGTCGAGGCGCCTGCCGCCCGCGTCCAGATCCTCGACAAGTACGGCCGCGCCTATGCCACCGGCAAGCGCAAGAACGCCATCGCCCGCGTCTGGATCAAGCCGGGTTCCGGCAAGTGGATCATCAATGACCGCGAACAGGAAGTGTATTTCGCGCGTCCGGTTCTGCGCATGATGATCGCTCAGCCGCTCAACCTGACGGACCGCGCCACGCAGTTCGACATCTTCGTGACCGTCGTCGGTTCGGGCCTTTCCGGCCAGGCCGGCGCCATCCGTCACGCCCTGTCGAAGGCCCTGACCTATTATGAGCCCGCTCTGCGCGGCACTCTGAAGGCTGCTGGCTTCCTGACCCGTGACTCGCGCGTCGTCGAGCGTAAGAAGTACGGCCGTGCCAAGGCACGTAAGAGCTTCCAGTTCTCGAAGCGTTAA
- the rplM gene encoding 50S ribosomal protein L13, which yields MLTSTTAALKPADVEKKWIVIDAEDAVLGRLASYIAMRLRGKHLPTYTPHTDSGDYIIVINAEKVHLTGKKENEIFYWHTGHPGGVKQRTLGQLLNGKYPERVLTKAVERMMPKESPLARGQMTNLRIYAGAAHPHEAQQPEVVDFKSLNAKNARRA from the coding sequence ATGTTGACCTCCACGACAGCGGCATTGAAGCCCGCGGATGTCGAGAAGAAGTGGATCGTGATCGACGCAGAGGACGCCGTACTCGGCCGTCTGGCCTCGTACATCGCCATGCGTCTTCGCGGCAAGCACCTGCCTACCTATACGCCGCACACCGATTCCGGCGACTACATCATCGTTATCAATGCTGAGAAGGTTCACCTGACCGGCAAAAAAGAAAACGAGATCTTCTACTGGCACACCGGTCACCCCGGCGGCGTCAAGCAACGCACGCTCGGCCAACTGCTGAACGGCAAGTATCCTGAGCGCGTGCTGACGAAAGCCGTCGAGCGCATGATGCCGAAGGAAAGCCCGCTGGCCCGTGGTCAGATGACCAACCTGCGTATCTACGCCGGTGCCGCCCATCCTCACGAAGCGCAGCAGCCGGAAGTCGTTGACTTCAAGTCGCTGAACGCCAAGAACGCCCGGAGAGCCTAA
- a CDS encoding alkaline phosphatase PhoX: MQLSRRFLLNGALASTVATSVAFAGLGQRANGAVRVEPSADPGYLSEIEGYGALQPDPKGFIELPAGFSYTTFSTAGDVMDDGFHVPALHDGMAAFPHLSPDKVVLVRNHEIKHTVLGVGPLGDKYQLIDKIDRSRLYDHASDGTPLSGGTTTLIYDLKNQRLESHYLSLTGTSTNCAGGATPWGSWLSCEETTQAAGDGVKKDHGYIFEVPSGYKGLAAPVPIKTMGRFNHEAVCIDPRTGIVYMTEDMSDGAFYRYLPNDLRYLHKGGRLQALAFRDVPRATTSNKYSQLWKPGDRFATVWIDLVDVESPDNSLRTQAYLKGAARFSRGEGIHFGNNEMFFACTSGGAKAYGQLMRYIPSPYEGTDREKDQPGQIELFVESGDLRVLDYADNLTTSPWGHLYVCEDRYSDILFNHLRIVTPEGKVTTFARNVDGGHSEWAGVTFSPDGSTLFANIQGNGVTVAITGPWKQFSDRAIA, encoded by the coding sequence ATGCAGCTCTCCCGCCGGTTTTTGCTCAATGGCGCGCTCGCCAGTACCGTCGCCACCTCGGTCGCCTTCGCCGGCCTTGGCCAGCGCGCCAATGGCGCCGTACGCGTCGAGCCTTCGGCCGATCCGGGCTATCTCAGCGAGATCGAGGGCTATGGCGCGCTGCAGCCCGATCCGAAAGGCTTTATCGAACTGCCGGCCGGCTTCTCCTACACCACCTTCTCGACCGCTGGCGATGTGATGGATGACGGCTTCCACGTCCCTGCCCTGCATGACGGCATGGCCGCCTTCCCGCACCTGTCGCCGGACAAGGTCGTCCTCGTGCGCAACCACGAGATCAAGCACACGGTGCTCGGCGTTGGGCCGCTGGGTGACAAGTATCAACTGATCGACAAGATCGACCGTTCGCGTCTGTATGACCACGCCAGCGACGGCACCCCGCTCAGCGGCGGCACAACGACGCTGATCTACGATCTGAAGAACCAGCGTCTGGAGAGCCACTATCTGTCGCTCACCGGCACCTCGACCAACTGCGCCGGCGGCGCCACCCCTTGGGGCTCATGGCTGAGTTGCGAGGAAACGACACAAGCCGCCGGCGATGGCGTCAAAAAGGACCACGGCTACATCTTCGAGGTGCCGTCTGGTTATAAAGGCCTCGCCGCACCCGTGCCGATCAAGACCATGGGCCGCTTCAACCACGAAGCCGTTTGCATCGATCCGCGCACCGGCATCGTCTATATGACCGAGGATATGTCGGACGGCGCCTTCTACCGTTACCTGCCCAACGACCTGCGCTACCTGCACAAGGGTGGCCGCCTGCAGGCGCTGGCCTTCCGCGATGTGCCGCGCGCCACCACCAGCAACAAGTATTCGCAACTGTGGAAGCCCGGCGATCGCTTCGCCACCGTCTGGATCGACCTCGTCGACGTTGAGAGCCCGGACAATTCTTTGCGCACCCAGGCCTATCTCAAGGGCGCGGCGCGCTTCTCACGCGGCGAAGGCATCCATTTCGGCAATAACGAAATGTTCTTTGCCTGCACCTCGGGCGGCGCCAAGGCCTATGGCCAGCTTATGCGTTATATCCCGAGCCCCTATGAAGGCACCGACCGCGAAAAGGACCAGCCCGGCCAGATCGAACTGTTCGTCGAATCCGGCGACCTGCGCGTGCTCGATTATGCCGACAACCTGACCACCTCGCCGTGGGGCCATCTCTATGTCTGCGAAGACCGCTATTCCGACATCCTGTTCAACCACCTGCGCATCGTCACGCCGGAAGGTAAGGTGACCACCTTCGCGCGCAATGTTGACGGCGGTCATTCGGAATGGGCCGGCGTCACCTTCTCGCCGGACGGCTCGACCCTGTTCGCCAATATTCAGGGCAATGGCGTCACCGTCGCCATCACAGGCCCCTGGAAGCAGTTTTCGGATCGGGCCATCGCTTAA
- a CDS encoding COX15/CtaA family protein, which produces MRRKVRLPLRSPLVATWLFVAAFLIVALVFVGGATRLTELGLSITEWKPISGVIPPMNDQAWAAEFENYKKIPQFSQINPHMQVAEFKGIYWWEWAHRLLARLVGAVYLLGFVAFLVMREIPARLIWRCGALLGLIVVQGAVGWWMVYSGLSGRVEVAPERLMTHLSLALLLLSCTVWTGFEALEGQKRGRGAPDGWKVATGVLLGLVFLQCMLGALVAGNNAGLIYNDWPLMNGHIFPPVDWAKGVGYSFLHDQGLVQFTHRINAYILLIFATAFALVISRKSNADDLKTLAAVVATSVWIQAALGITTLVTVVSIGFALSHQLVAVILLILAVALTWKVFRADRSFR; this is translated from the coding sequence ATGAGGCGTAAGGTGCGACTTCCCCTTAGGTCGCCGCTGGTGGCGACGTGGTTATTTGTAGCGGCTTTCCTGATCGTGGCGCTGGTCTTTGTCGGCGGGGCCACGCGCCTGACCGAATTGGGTCTATCGATTACCGAGTGGAAGCCGATCTCAGGCGTCATCCCGCCGATGAACGATCAGGCATGGGCGGCCGAGTTCGAGAACTACAAGAAGATACCCCAGTTCAGCCAGATCAATCCGCACATGCAGGTGGCCGAATTCAAGGGCATCTACTGGTGGGAATGGGCGCACCGCCTGCTGGCACGGCTTGTCGGTGCGGTTTATCTGCTCGGTTTTGTCGCTTTTCTGGTGATGCGAGAAATTCCGGCGCGCCTGATCTGGCGCTGCGGGGCCTTGCTGGGGCTTATTGTGGTGCAGGGCGCCGTCGGTTGGTGGATGGTCTATAGCGGGCTGTCCGGCCGTGTCGAGGTGGCGCCCGAACGCCTGATGACGCATCTGAGCCTGGCGCTTTTGCTGCTGAGTTGTACGGTGTGGACCGGGTTTGAAGCGCTGGAAGGCCAGAAGCGTGGCCGCGGCGCGCCCGATGGCTGGAAAGTCGCCACCGGAGTCCTGCTGGGACTGGTCTTCCTGCAATGTATGCTCGGCGCCCTGGTGGCGGGTAATAATGCCGGCCTGATCTATAACGACTGGCCGCTGATGAACGGCCACATCTTCCCGCCGGTCGACTGGGCCAAGGGTGTTGGCTACAGCTTCCTGCACGATCAGGGACTGGTGCAGTTCACGCACCGTATAAACGCCTATATCCTGCTGATCTTCGCCACGGCCTTCGCTTTGGTGATCTCGCGCAAGAGCAATGCCGATGATCTCAAGACGCTGGCGGCCGTGGTGGCGACGAGCGTGTGGATACAGGCGGCGCTCGGCATCACCACCCTGGTGACCGTGGTGTCGATTGGCTTTGCCCTGTCGCACCAGTTGGTGGCGGTGATCCTGCTGATCCTGGCGGTGGCGCTGACGTGGAAAGTGTTCCGCGCCGACCGGTCGTTCCGGTAG
- a CDS encoding DUF2842 domain-containing protein — protein MEHEPVKGLRLPQRRLIACIGIVVFLAVYVVIVTAIAGFLHGGKITALVFFALAGTLWGLPIIPLISWSENYKKKKKK, from the coding sequence ATGGAGCATGAACCGGTCAAGGGCCTGAGACTGCCGCAGCGCCGCCTGATCGCCTGCATCGGCATCGTCGTCTTTCTGGCCGTCTACGTGGTGATCGTCACCGCGATCGCCGGCTTCCTGCATGGCGGCAAGATCACCGCTTTGGTCTTTTTCGCCCTGGCCGGCACCCTGTGGGGCCTGCCGATCATTCCGCTGATCTCCTGGTCAGAAAACTACAAGAAAAAGAAGAAGAAATGA
- a CDS encoding TMEM175 family protein yields the protein MSDTPVTAKTLRPLTKTRLEAFSDGVLAIIITIMVLELHTPEGHDWAALAGVLHTFLLYALSFIYIGIYWNNHHHLLHTVSKISGGALWANLNLLFWLSIIPLTTSWMGESDFATIPTATYGLSLLMPSIAYYILVRVLKAVNGRDSLISQAIGNDIKGLISTALYIVGIGLTFLNSFAGIACYVMVALIWLIPDRRIEHD from the coding sequence ATGAGCGATACGCCCGTCACCGCCAAAACCTTGCGCCCCCTGACCAAGACGCGCCTGGAAGCCTTCAGCGACGGCGTGCTCGCCATCATCATCACCATCATGGTGCTGGAACTGCATACACCCGAAGGCCACGACTGGGCAGCGCTGGCCGGCGTGCTCCACACCTTCCTGCTCTATGCCCTCAGCTTCATCTATATCGGCATCTACTGGAACAACCACCACCACCTGCTGCATACGGTCAGCAAGATCAGCGGCGGCGCCCTGTGGGCCAACTTGAATCTTCTGTTCTGGCTGTCGATTATCCCCCTCACCACAAGCTGGATGGGCGAGAGCGATTTCGCCACTATCCCCACCGCGACCTACGGCCTGTCCCTGCTCATGCCAAGCATCGCCTACTATATCCTTGTGCGCGTGCTGAAGGCCGTCAATGGCCGCGACAGCCTGATCTCGCAAGCGATCGGCAATGATATCAAGGGCCTGATCTCGACCGCGCTCTATATTGTCGGCATCGGCCTGACCTTCCTCAACAGCTTTGCCGGTATCGCCTGCTATGTGATGGTAGCGCTGATCTGGCTGATCCCCGATCGCCGCATCGAGCACGATTAA